GCCCTGGTGAGTCTATCGCCCGTTGGCAGGTGGGAAAGGCAAGTAACCAATCGGTTCTTCGTCGAGTATGGTGTAATGATCATCATCCCCTTGCTGCTGCTGGTAGCGACTCACAGGAACCTGGAAGCCTATGGCCTATCTGTGCGTAACGCTTCCTACCATCTGGATATAGCGGCAACCGCGTTCGTACCTGTGGCCATAGCCAGCGTTGTCTTCGCATTGGTTGACTATAGAGAATGGCGCGGCTCGCTTATCCTGGCTGCTCTCCAAATTGCTGTTCTTTTCGCAACGGGCTGGCTGTTACAGCGCAAGCCAACGGCGAGCGCAAATGGAGTCTCACTGGGCGCGATCTCGCCAATAGCCTGCTCGGAACTCGCTACCGGAGCCAGGGCGGGGAATGCCCTATCTGCTTTTGTTTTCTATGTCTTTTTTCTTGGGCTGGGGGAAGAGCTGTTGTTTCGGGGGTATATCCAATCCAGATTAAATATTGCTTTCGGGAAGCCGTTCCGGTTTTTCGGCGTGAATTATGGTTGGGGTATTGCGATAACTGCTGCCCTCTTTGGGTTGATGCACGTACTCAACCTCGGCAGTTTGGTTGGCGGTCGTTGGCAACCGGCCTGGTGGTGGGGTTTTTGGACGTTCTTTAGCGGCCTGGTCTTGGGGTTTGTCAGGGAGAAGAGTGGCAGTATCATCGCGCCCACCATCTTGCATGGGTTACCACAGGCAATTGCGTATGCCGTGCTTGGTCTTTAGAAAGCTGTGGCGGGCTAACCTGCGCATCAGCCGACGCCGCCTGCGGCGGCGCGGCTGATGCGCGAGTCGATCAACCGCGTGAAGTACATGTCGTTGTCTACCACGATGCGATGGAAGGGATGCTCGAACAGGCTGCCGGTGCGGCCATGGCACTTGTTGAAAGCCAGGGTGCAGGTGGAGAACAAGTCGGTGAAGGCTTGTGAGGCCCGTTGAGCGCCTGACGCGCTCGGAGCGCGTCAGGCGCTGACTCTTGCGCGCATACGAATCCCTTGGGGATCGAAGAACGGAATCGGCACGACCTTGGCCGGGCGCGGCTCGCCCTCCACGTCCACCATCAATTGGCAGCCGGGGAAGGCATGCGTGGTCTGCACGAACGCCAGCGCCAGCATCTTGCCCACGCTGTGCCCGCGCGCGGCGCTGGTGACGACGCCCACCTGCCCACCGGCGACGAGCGGCTCGATGGCCTCGCCGGCGCGCGCCCCGCTCTTGCGCGTGCGGCGCTGCGGTGCGATTTCGCTCACGGCCATCACGGCGGCGCCGGCGCGTGGCGCGATCTCGCTCTCCACATGCAGCCCAACCCATCGCTCGGTCATGCCCATCTCCTGCTGGCGCAGCAGCGCCTCACGTCCTACGAAGTCCGGCTTGTCGAAGCGAATCCAACGGTCGAGGCCGAGATGGAATGGCGTGCGGCTCTCGTCGTCGGGGATATCGGGGCCGGCCAGTGGGAAGGCCTTCTCGATGCGCAAGCTCTGCATGGCCGCCGTGCCATACGGCCGCAGGCCGAAGTCACGCCCGCGCTGCAACAGGAACTCCCACATGCCCAGCGCTTCTTCGCTCGGCACGTAGAGCTCGTAGCCCAGCTCGCCCGTGTAGCCGCTGCGCGAGATGAGCAATTGCGTGTCGTTGATCGCGGCGCTGGTGAAGTGGAAGAACTTCAAAGCGTCGAGGGTCGAGGGTTGAGGGTTGAGGGATTGGAGCAGCTCGCGGCTGCGGGGGCCTTGCACGCTGATCAGAGCGATGGCGCCGGTGAGGTCGGTGACGTAGGCGCTCATGCCGACGGCGTGTTCGGCGATCCACCGCGCGCTCTTCTTGCGCGGCGCGCTGCTGGTGACGATCATGAAGTGCTCGTCGTGGAACTTGTAGACGGTGATGTCGTCCACGATGCCGCCATCCGGGTTACACATGGTGCTGTAGCGCATCTGGCCGGGCAGCATGTCGCGCACCTCGTTCACCAGCAGCCGGTTGATCAGGCGTTCGGCGCCGGGGCCTTTGACATCCACCTCGCCCATCGTAGACAGGTCTTGCATGCCGACGTTGCGGCGGGTGTTCAGGTGCTCTTCGACCGGATTGGTGTAGGCGAGCGGGAAGAGGAAGTCGCCGCCGCCGCGCACCAGCTCGGCGTGGCGAACGTGATAGTCGAACAGGGGAGTGCGTCGTTCGGGCATGATGGCTCCTTCGTTGTAACGGGGATTCAATCACAAGCCGGCGCATCTTGGCAAGCGCAGGCGATGTTACAGGTCAGACCACTTCGAGCGGTCTGACCTGTTTTGGAATCTGTGGCGTTGCGCGAGGCTTCACTCGTCCGCGATCAGCCAGCGCTTGTCCTCGATGCCCTTCAGCCTGCGCCACACGCGCTCCGGCGTAAGCGGAATTTGGTAAAAGCGCACACCGGTAGCATGGTATACCGCGTTGGCCACTGCCGGGGCGACGCCATCCATGGGTATCTCGGCCACAGCCTTGGCGCCGTAAGGGCCGGACGGCTCATAGGTCTGAATGAGGATCGATTGCAACTCCGGCGCCTCATCGGCGCTGTAGATGCGATAGAGGCCGAAGCGGGGGTTATGCAGCCGGCCCTGGGCGTCATACACCATCTCCTCGCAGTGGGCATAGCCGCAGGCCTGCAGGTTGCCGCCCTCGATCTGGCCGCTGGCAGTGGCCGGGTTGATCGCCACGCCGCAATCCACCGCCATCACCAGCTTTGTCACGGTCACCTCGCCGGTCTCCGTATCCACCTCCACCTCGGCCATCTGGCAGCCGAACGGCGGCGGCGATTCATAGCTCATGTGCGAGGCGACGGCGATGATCTGGTGTTGCTCCTCGGTATGCGTGGCGAACAGGGCGACCTGCTGCAAGGTAATCGCACGACCATCCGGCGCCCAGGCGCAGCGATTGCGCAGCCGCACCTCTTCCGGCTTCACCTCGCCGCGCGCCGCCGACGGATCCGGCGCGGCTGGGCGGTGCTTGAGATACTCCACGGTGTCTATCTGCTCCGGCGGCACGACGACGCCATAACCCTTATTGAACATCTTGGCGGCGACTTCCTGAATTTGCGCGCGCACCTGTTCAGCGGCCTTCTTGGCCGCACCGCCGGTAATAAACGTGGTCGAGGACGCATACGCGCCGGTGTCGAACGGCGTCATGTCGGTGTCGCTGGAATACATGATCACGTCTTCCAGCGGCACGCCCAGCGTCTCGGCCACGATCTGGCCAACCACGGTATCGCTGCCGGTGCCGATATCGGTGCCGCCCACCAGGCAGTTGAACGAGCCATCGTCGTTCATCTTGACCGAGGCGGCGCCCATGTCCAGGCCGGCGATGGCCGTGCCGTGCATGCAGGCCGCCACGCCAATCCCGCGGCGCACGCTGGGCCGCTGCGGGTCAATCACCAGGTCTTTGCCGGCGAATTCGCTGCGTCGCTCCCAGCCGATGGCCGCCATCGCTTGCTGGAAGCACTCCTCCAGGCCGCTGGTCTTCACCACCTGCTCGAAGCCCTCGCGCGCCTCGCCCAGCGCCGCGGCCAGCGGCAGCGGGTCGCCCACGCGCACCCAGTTCTTGCGGCGCAGCTCGATCGTGTCCACGCCCATCAACTGCGCGGCCTCGTCCATCAGGCACTCCAGGCCGAACTCAGCTTGCGGCGCGCCGTAGCCACGAAATGCGCCTGGCGTAGGGATGTTGGTATAGACGATGTGACAGTGGAACTTGAGGTTGGGGCAGCGATAGGTGCTCAGCCCGCGCATGCCGCTCACCGTCTGCACGGTGATGCCGTGCGTGCCGTAGGCGCCGGTGTTGCCGATGACGTAGTGGCTGAGCGCGTGAAGGATCGGCGCCCCGCCGTTCGGGTCCTTCTTGAAGCCGGCCTTGAACACCATGCGCTGAGGATGGCGCGAGCGCGCGCTGGTGAACTCCTGCGCGCGGGTGTATTCAAAGCGCACCGGCCGGCCGGTGGCGATCGTCAAATGCGCGCACAAGTCCTCGATCAGCATCTCTTGCTTGCCGCCGAAGCCGCCACCCACGCGTGGCTTGATCACGCGAATCTTCTTCACCGGCAGGCCGATCAACGGCGCGATCATCCGGCGCACGTGAAATGGCACCTGGGTGCTGGTGCGGATAACGAGACGGTCATCCTCATCCCACCACGTCATGCAAACGTGCGGCTCGATGCTGGCCTGCTGCACCTGCGGGACGCGATATTCGCGCTCGATCACAAAGTCGCTCTCGGCAAAGCCTTGTTCGACGTTGCCATGTTCGGCGACGATCTCGGCGACCAGGTTGCGCTTGGCGTCTTTGATGCCGATGGCGTCCGGCTCGTCGTGAATGACCGGCGCGCCCTCGCGCATGGCTTCGTCGGGGTCGAAGACCGCCGGCAGCACTTCATACTCCACTTCGATCAGCTCTAGCGCGCGCTGGGCGATCTCCGGCGTCTCCGCAGCAACCACGGCCACGCGATCGCCGACGTGGCGCACCTTGCTATCCAAGCTGACCTGATCGTAGGGGAAGGGGTTGGGATACGACTGGCCGCCGGAGGCGTAGACCACCCGCGGCACATCCTTGTAGGTGAGCACGGCGTGCACGCCGGGCAGCGCCTTGGCCTTGCTCGTATCAATGTGTTTGATGCGCGCATGCGCATGGGGGCTGGTGAGCATGGCCGCATAGAGCATGCCGGGCAACGGCGCATCGTCCACGAAGGCCGGCTTGCCCTGCACCAGCTTAGCCGCGTCCACCTTCTTTTCGGCCTTGCCGACGACGGACGTCTGCGGTTCGGGCGCGACCATGAACGGCGCAAGGGTGGCAGTGAGCGTCTGTGTCTGAGTTTGCACCTGAGCCTGCGCCATCCTACCGCCGGCGCTCGGTCCCTCGCCGCCCCAGCGCACATCACCGATGTCCTGGCGGAACGCGCCCGGGCTGCCTATGCCTGTGCCCTCCGGCGCAATCACGCGTCGGAAAGGCGGGGGCAGGTCATCGCGCGCCTCGCCGCGCAACATGGCCGCCGCGTTCAGCACGGCCTGCACCGGTTTGAGATAGCCGGTGCAACGGCACAGCACGCCGCCGATCGCGTCGCGCACCTCGGCCTCACTGGGGGCAGGCTTGCGGTCGAGCAGCGCCTTGGCCGCCAGAATTTGGGCCGGCGTGCAATAGCCGCACTGGATCGCGCCGTTCTCGGTGAAGCACTGCTGAATCACGCTCAACCCGCGCCGGTCGCCCAGCGACTCGACGGTGATGATCTCCGTATCTTGCGCCTGGGCCGCCAGCATGACGCAGGTGTTGACGATGGCCGGCGCGTCGCCCTCTCGCGCGCGCATGATCACGCCGCATGCGCCGCACTCGCCGGTCTCGCAGCCATGCTTGACGCTGAAGTAGCCCTCGCGCCTGAGCGCAGTCAACAGCGTCTCATAAGGCTGAACGGCGATGTCTTTGAACTGGCCGTTGATTTTTAGGTGGACAATCATGGGCTTTGCCTCGCACGGTGGGTGCGCGGATTATACGAAGACAACCCGGCGCCTCAATGTCGCGAGCCACGCGGAGCACCGTCGGCCTTCGTCGAATGAGCTACGGCCGAAAGGCAACTTTACGGGCGCAGAAATTCCTCGATGCTCCGCAACGTGCGCCTATTGCAGAGAGCGCGCCTGGCCAGCATCGTGCACGTTCAGGTCGCCGGTG
The window above is part of the Candidatus Roseilinea sp. genome. Proteins encoded here:
- a CDS encoding glycine cleavage system protein T, producing the protein MPERRTPLFDYHVRHAELVRGGGDFLFPLAYTNPVEEHLNTRRNVGMQDLSTMGEVDVKGPGAERLINRLLVNEVRDMLPGQMRYSTMCNPDGGIVDDITVYKFHDEHFMIVTSSAPRKKSARWIAEHAVGMSAYVTDLTGAIALISVQGPRSRELLQSLNPQPSTLDALKFFHFTSAAINDTQLLISRSGYTGELGYELYVPSEEALGMWEFLLQRGRDFGLRPYGTAAMQSLRIEKAFPLAGPDIPDDESRTPFHLGLDRWIRFDKPDFVGREALLRQQEMGMTERWVGLHVESEIAPRAGAAVMAVSEIAPQRRTRKSGARAGEAIEPLVAGGQVGVVTSAARGHSVGKMLALAFVQTTHAFPGCQLMVDVEGEPRPAKVVPIPFFDPQGIRMRARVSA
- a CDS encoding dehydrogenase, whose amino-acid sequence is MIVHLKINGQFKDIAVQPYETLLTALRREGYFSVKHGCETGECGACGVIMRAREGDAPAIVNTCVMLAAQAQDTEIITVESLGDRRGLSVIQQCFTENGAIQCGYCTPAQILAAKALLDRKPAPSEAEVRDAIGGVLCRCTGYLKPVQAVLNAAAMLRGEARDDLPPPFRRVIAPEGTGIGSPGAFRQDIGDVRWGGEGPSAGGRMAQAQVQTQTQTLTATLAPFMVAPEPQTSVVGKAEKKVDAAKLVQGKPAFVDDAPLPGMLYAAMLTSPHAHARIKHIDTSKAKALPGVHAVLTYKDVPRVVYASGGQSYPNPFPYDQVSLDSKVRHVGDRVAVVAAETPEIAQRALELIEVEYEVLPAVFDPDEAMREGAPVIHDEPDAIGIKDAKRNLVAEIVAEHGNVEQGFAESDFVIEREYRVPQVQQASIEPHVCMTWWDEDDRLVIRTSTQVPFHVRRMIAPLIGLPVKKIRVIKPRVGGGFGGKQEMLIEDLCAHLTIATGRPVRFEYTRAQEFTSARSRHPQRMVFKAGFKKDPNGGAPILHALSHYVIGNTGAYGTHGITVQTVSGMRGLSTYRCPNLKFHCHIVYTNIPTPGAFRGYGAPQAEFGLECLMDEAAQLMGVDTIELRRKNWVRVGDPLPLAAALGEAREGFEQVVKTSGLEECFQQAMAAIGWERRSEFAGKDLVIDPQRPSVRRGIGVAACMHGTAIAGLDMGAASVKMNDDGSFNCLVGGTDIGTGSDTVVGQIVAETLGVPLEDVIMYSSDTDMTPFDTGAYASSTTFITGGAAKKAAEQVRAQIQEVAAKMFNKGYGVVVPPEQIDTVEYLKHRPAAPDPSAARGEVKPEEVRLRNRCAWAPDGRAITLQQVALFATHTEEQHQIIAVASHMSYESPPPFGCQMAEVEVDTETGEVTVTKLVMAVDCGVAINPATASGQIEGGNLQACGYAHCEEMVYDAQGRLHNPRFGLYRIYSADEAPELQSILIQTYEPSGPYGAKAVAEIPMDGVAPAVANAVYHATGVRFYQIPLTPERVWRRLKGIEDKRWLIADE